The Acidobacteriota bacterium genome has a window encoding:
- a CDS encoding tetratricopeptide repeat protein — protein sequence MKEGFTLEPILDAELSTLIEKTKREPDNAELLAQISFECSLRRMNEEAMDYAKRALELDPQRFDASWELINAYALLDLPLEELVEGYQQEAIKHPEKVEPFLKLGLIYHYLGEEEEAGEMVEKVRMRDKNNPRAHEIVGLLAYSREEFDKAIAELQEAAKALPDPRVHLMLGHSYFEKGELDKSALSYRKSVEINKNFAPGWLGLARLLLSEEENFPLARRLISQSLMINPRFFEAYFTLADYYLGHKKYYQAIACYLSVVELSPPPFTLAEAHTEAGYLFSLLSQDKLALHHYSLANKADPDYPLAYHHSGTIFLKNKEYRKAERSFQKAIELAPDFPWPYTKLGFTYLERENYNKAEEYFRKALELDPEEYWAYLGLADVARKRGDVDAQLSYSLKAKELAEEDSDVRNYLGIAYECKKDYLAAIAEYERALELDPYNRSAANNLGFLYEKLMEETQSQEFKEKAIKAWRQRLLICRDTSQSTEGAINHLKKLGVDEATIEKWLASGDINRKGHR from the coding sequence ATGAAGGAAGGGTTTACCTTAGAGCCGATACTTGACGCCGAGCTCTCCACTCTGATCGAGAAAACGAAGAGGGAGCCGGACAACGCGGAGCTCCTCGCCCAGATCTCGTTTGAATGTAGCCTAAGGCGGATGAACGAGGAGGCAATGGATTACGCCAAGAGGGCGCTCGAGCTCGATCCCCAAAGGTTCGATGCCTCATGGGAACTCATCAACGCTTACGCCCTTCTCGATCTCCCCCTTGAGGAGCTGGTGGAAGGCTATCAGCAGGAAGCGATAAAGCATCCGGAAAAGGTGGAGCCTTTTCTCAAACTTGGGCTCATCTATCACTATCTCGGGGAGGAGGAAGAAGCAGGGGAGATGGTAGAGAAGGTGAGAATGAGGGATAAGAACAATCCCCGGGCTCACGAAATAGTGGGCCTCCTCGCCTACTCCCGGGAGGAGTTCGACAAAGCGATAGCAGAGCTTCAAGAAGCGGCAAAGGCTCTTCCCGACCCACGGGTCCACCTTATGCTGGGACACTCCTATTTCGAGAAGGGGGAGCTCGACAAATCCGCCCTCTCCTATAGAAAGAGCGTGGAGATCAACAAGAACTTCGCCCCCGGTTGGCTTGGATTAGCCCGTCTTCTTTTAAGCGAGGAGGAAAACTTCCCCCTGGCGCGGAGGCTCATCTCCCAGAGTCTGATGATAAATCCCCGTTTTTTCGAAGCCTACTTCACCTTAGCCGATTACTATTTAGGACATAAGAAATACTACCAGGCGATAGCCTGTTATCTCAGTGTGGTAGAACTATCTCCTCCTCCCTTTACCCTTGCCGAGGCGCACACCGAAGCAGGTTATCTCTTTTCCCTCTTGAGCCAGGACAAGCTCGCTCTCCACCACTATTCCCTCGCCAATAAAGCTGATCCGGACTACCCCTTAGCCTACCACCATTCGGGTACCATCTTCCTCAAGAATAAGGAATACAGAAAGGCAGAAAGAAGTTTCCAAAAGGCGATCGAACTCGCCCCCGATTTCCCCTGGCCCTATACCAAACTTGGCTTTACCTATCTCGAACGGGAGAATTACAACAAAGCGGAAGAGTATTTCAGGAAGGCGCTCGAGCTCGATCCTGAAGAGTACTGGGCTTACCTCGGTCTCGCCGATGTAGCAAGGAAAAGGGGTGATGTAGATGCTCAGCTCTCCTATTCCTTGAAAGCAAAGGAGTTAGCAGAGGAGGATAGCGATGTGAGGAACTATCTCGGCATCGCCTACGAATGCAAGAAGGACTACCTCGCAGCAATAGCAGAGTACGAAAGGGCGCTTGAACTCGATCCCTACAACCGGTCGGCGGCTAACAACCTCGGCTTTCTCTATGAAAAGCTGATGGAGGAAACACAATCCCAAGAGTTCAAGGAGAAGGCGATAAAAGCCTGGCGACAACGGCTCCTCATCTGCAGAGACACCTCCCAATCGACAGAGGGGGCGATCAACCACCTGAAGAAGCTGGGAGTGGACGAGGCAACCATAGAAAAATGGCTTGCAAGTGGAGATATAAACAGGAAAGGGCATAGATGA
- a CDS encoding outer membrane lipoprotein carrier protein LolA, with protein MKVRGKPYLLLFVSLPLILLLGGGKEGEKLTPSLILKKMSQAEKQMSTFTASFKEERSYAYDPTKERLSGKIYYKKPGRIRWDYLNPTKKEIVVTPKRAWIYLPDANQVQLIKFSGKTKFTSLPIGFGGPSPTVNRDYELNLLPRKDGLIPLELIPKKKTEASYYYRKIVIYLDPARWLPASRIELFEITGDTTTFALENISLNKKIPSKLFSFKFPKGVEIIDYTK; from the coding sequence GTGAAAGTAAGAGGTAAGCCCTATTTACTCCTCTTTGTATCCTTACCCCTCATTCTCCTTTTAGGAGGAGGAAAGGAAGGAGAAAAACTTACCCCTTCGCTCATCCTCAAGAAGATGAGCCAGGCGGAAAAGCAGATGAGCACCTTTACCGCCTCCTTCAAGGAAGAAAGGAGTTATGCCTACGATCCAACGAAGGAGCGTCTCTCAGGAAAGATATACTACAAAAAACCAGGAAGGATACGCTGGGACTACCTCAATCCAACAAAGAAGGAGATAGTGGTAACCCCGAAGCGAGCCTGGATCTATCTCCCAGACGCCAACCAGGTTCAGCTGATAAAGTTCAGCGGTAAGACGAAGTTCACCTCTCTCCCCATCGGTTTTGGTGGACCCTCCCCTACGGTGAACAGGGATTATGAGCTAAACCTTCTTCCCCGGAAGGATGGGCTCATCCCCCTTGAACTCATCCCGAAGAAAAAAACAGAGGCTTCCTACTACTATCGAAAGATCGTCATCTATCTCGATCCCGCAAGGTGGCTTCCCGCCTCCCGAATAGAGCTATTTGAGATAACGGGCGATACCACCACCTTCGCCCTGGAGAACATCTCCCTGAATAAAAAGATACCCTCAAAACTCTTCTCCTTTAAGTTCCCTAAAGGAGTGGAAATAATCGACTACACCAAGTAA